Genomic DNA from Deltaproteobacteria bacterium:
TTGGCGGGCACGCCAATGGCGCGAAACATTTCTCCCTCGCTGTAAAACAGCCAATTCATATTCAGGGTAAATTTTTCGCCGATGGCCAGCAGCTCGGAAAATTTTGGCTCCGTCTTGCCCTTGGAGCTGGCCCAGCTCCAAAGCTTGGTCCGCGACATTCCAAGTTCCGCGGCCAAGTCCGCGCGCTTCCCCTGGTATGTGTCCAACACTTTCGCCAATCGCTCATTACAGCGAACGCCGTCCCTTTTTTTTGTCATTGTTGTTTCCCCCTTCTGGACAGGTGTTTCACATTGTTGTATTTGTGTTCTGTATTTGCAACAAAATGAGCGAGGATAGTATGGAGTTGATACAACAGCCGACACGACGTTCACGATTGGACGCATGGCTGCGGGAGCGACGCATCACCAAGCGTCGTCTCGCGGCTCACCTTGGCCTTTCGTATGCCCGCACTCTGCAAATTTTGCGGGGCATTTATCTTACATCGGAGCACCGCCGCCGCCTGGTCGACGCCGGCCTGCCGCCGGAACTGCTTCCGGAGCCCAGCGATGACTGACGACATGATGCTGAAACGCGGCCGCAAGGTGACGTACCGCGAGCGGGAGCAGGTCAATTTCTGGATTGACGCCGCCCTGTACGGCGAGCTTTGCGCCTGGGCCGCCGACAATGGATATTCGGCGGTGGAGGTGCTTAATGCCAGTATTGCGTGTGGCCTCCCCACTGTGATGTTCAACCCTGATTTCATTGTGGCATTAAAGAGTAAATTTGAAAAAGAAACAGCTTGATGGAA
This window encodes:
- a CDS encoding XRE family transcriptional regulator translates to MELIQQPTRRSRLDAWLRERRITKRRLAAHLGLSYARTLQILRGIYLTSEHRRRLVDAGLPPELLPEPSDD